A section of the Pochonia chlamydosporia 170 chromosome 2, whole genome shotgun sequence genome encodes:
- a CDS encoding GTP-binding protein (similar to Coccidioides immitis RS XP_001239985.1), giving the protein MPRDPLIGLVGKPSAGKSTTLNSLTDASSKVGNFPFTTIDPQRAIGYLQIDCACARHNVSDRCKPNYGACVNGRRSVPIELLDVAGLVPGAHQGRGLGNKFLDDLRHADALIHVVDASGTVDAEGKETRGYDPSVDIAWLRGEIVAWILGNLMQRWPSIRRRHVAVKATAVETLQGQFSGYGATSTVIARTLDRAAVKEALEEWSDETVAHIVNAFVDEKFPTVIALNKIDHPDADKNISKIAKMQDPKTIVLCSAISEIFLRKMAKQGYIKYVEGSEFIDTREDLIEQGDPEGGGLKELDEKNRNRIENLKDMVLYRFGSTGVVQVLTRAAELLGLVPVFPVRNTATFSSGASESKVVFRDCVLVKKGSTVGDVAKKVMGDAPIAYVEGFGGLRVAEDDFVAVGKNDILSFKVGRA; this is encoded by the exons ATGCCTCGCGATCCGCTCATCGGCCTCGTAGGCAAACCATCAGCCGGGAAGAGCACGACTCTGAACAGCTTAACTGACGCTTCATCCAAAGTCG GCAACTTCCC CTTCACAACCATCGACCCCCAAAGAGCAATAGGCTACCTCCAAATCGACTGCGCCTGCGCCCGGCACAACGTCTCCGACCGCTGCAAACCCAACTACGGCGCCTGCGTCAACGGCCGCCGCTCCGTGCCCATCGAGCTCCTCGACGTGGCAGGCCTCGTGCCCGGCGCCCACCAAGGCCGCGGCCTGGGCAACAAATTCCTCGACGACCTCCGCCACGCCGATGCGCTGATACACGTGGTCGACGCCTCGGGCACGGTAGACGCCGAGGGCAAGGAAACGCGCGGGTACGACCCCTCCGTGGACATTGCCTGGCTGCGCGGCGAGATCGTCGCCTGGATCCTCGGCAACCTGATGCAGCGGTGGCCCAGCATCCGCCGGAGACATGTCGCCGTCAAGGCTACGGCCGTGGAGACCCTGCAGGGCCAGTTCTCCGGCTATGGCGCCACGTCGACTGTCATTGCAAGGACGCTGGACCGGGCGGCTGTCAAGGAGGCTCTGGAGGAGTGGTCGGACGAGACGGTGGCGCATATTGTGAATGCGTTTGTGGACGAGAAGTTTCCGACGGTGATTGCGCTGAATAAGATTGATCATCCGGATGCGGACAAGAATATTTCaaagattgccaagatgcaGGACCCGAAGACGATTGTCTTGTGTTCGGCGATCTCGGAGATCTTTTTAAGAAAGATGGCGAAGCAGGGGTATATCAAGTACGTGGAGGGCAGTGAGTTTATAGACACGAGGGAAGACCTTATTGAGCAGGGGGATCCTGAGGGCGGGGGGCTGAAAGagctggatgagaagaatCGGAATCGGATAGAGAATCTAAAGGACATGGTTCTATATAGATTTGGTTCGACGGGCGTGGTGCAAGTCTTGACGAGGGCAGCAGAGTTGTTGGGGCTGGTACCCGTCTTTCCGGTCAGGAACACAGCGACATTTAGTTCAGGGGCGTCGGAGTCAAAGGTCGTGTTTCGGGACTGTGTGCTCGTGAAGAAGGGCTCGACGGTGGGTGACGTCGCCAAGAAGGTCATGGGCGATGCGCCGATTGCCTATGTCGAAGGGTTTGGTGGGCTACGAGTTGCAGAGGATGATTTCGTTGCCGTGGGGAAGAACGAT ATTTTGTCATTCAAAGTTGGTAGAGCGTAG
- a CDS encoding tetratricopeptide-like helical (similar to Metarhizium robertsii ARSEF 23 XP_007821765.2): protein MSSSRDPDDEATMVEMVTSGRRFYDAKQYKRALEQFTRAMKYCPCARGVKRDKCTCKNFEKIAAEDGSIFKEAMYTCKCEVGKTFSKCDNKNHIQALDYRAATFEALEKLDRAKRDAEWILELAPRLPDGYLRLGKIARLQKNHEFAWKIYNAGIDINKDIEVASSPKLQQLHNARKPLHKHFSRKNPLHLPTEIVMLIFSYLEFAELPPCLGVCKFWRRTLTSPLHDRLWRTMIFPGRGMKRAPRYDALKKMLSWAGKGGARKIVIPLPKAFLLNQQKLMLLLRASTSLEHLEIGPQFDILVFPPNENVWTKLRHVSINGTGDPAKPAWSTPVIPIGGFPLAFLNNAAASLEHLVLTGIPEQWYMTDSVPLLPNLKTLRMSNISTLRQSFPIFFLSDAFPRLEQLWIGPNIPNLDSNSLFGWREKWHTMWNNLKVLIFEESSVVGPISQVENSLLTLRLLTCLNHGNSLQHIRFDIPLDNEDRHGRHRVFSNTRTLYGDIDIPQYPEFRNLHSLTSKSLCVSPDILRLVFSDALGLGKLRSFDVVFPTESLNDRVGDKSINHLKGCEWLRGAASITSMGCYRFRFRTYPRNDEDLPLPQFLATFPNLETLSIFSEHYEEAEFAGVVAAILKVTHLKTIYTTSVKGAVMDQLRTVAESQGVKLIWGHQPQAWPVPLDK, encoded by the exons ATGTCGTCGTCTCGGGATCCGGATGATGAAGCCACCATGGTGGAAATGGTCACGTCTGGCCGTCGGTTTTACGACGCAAAGCAATATAAGCGAGCCCTGGAGCAATTCACACGA GCCATGAAATATTGCCCTTGCGCTAGAGGCGTCAAACGTGACAAATGTACGTGCAAAAATTTTGAAAAGATTGCTGCCGAAGATGGATCTATCTTTAAAGAAGCCATGTACACTTGCAAGTGCGAGGTTGGCAAGACTTTTAGCAAATGCGACAACAAGAATCACATTCAGGCGCTAGATTATCGGGCGGCCACCTTTGAGGCATTAGAGAAACTGGACCGCGCCAAGAGAGACGCCGAATGGATTTTGGAGCTggctcctcgtcttccagAT GGGTATCTTCGACTTGGCAAGATAGCGCGGCTACAAAAGAATCACGAATTCGCATGGAAGATTTACAATGCTGGAATTGATATCAACAAAGACATAGAAGTGGCCTCATCGCCCAAGCTACAG CAACTTCACAATGCACGAAAACCACTTCACAAACACTTCTCTAGAAAGAATCCCCTCCATTTACCGACGGAAATTGTCATGCTCATATTTTCATATTTGGAATTCGCTGAATTACC TCCGTGTTTAGGAGTCTGCAAATTTTGGAGGCGCACCTTGACAAGCCCATTACATGATCGATTGTGGAGAACAATGATATTCCCTGGCAGAGGCATGAAACGTGCTCCACGATACGATGCCCTGAAGAAGATGTTGTCCTGGGCTGGTAAGGGAGGGGCGAGGAAGATTGTAATACCACTTCCCAAAGCGTTTCTACTAAACCAACAGAAGTTGATGCTTTTATTGcgagcttcaacaagcctAGAACATTTGGAAATTGGTCCGCAGTTTGACATTCTCGTATTTCCACCGAACGAGAATGTGTGGACGAAACTACGGCATGTATCCATCAATGGTACTGGTGACCCTGCTAAACCGGCTTGGAGCACGCCCGTAATACCGATAGGCGGTTTTCCTCTGGCGTTTCTCAATAACGCTGCTGCGTCATTGGAGCATCTGGTACTCACAGGGATACCAGAGCAATGGTACATGACGGACAGCGTGCCTCTACTTCCAAACTTGAAGACTCTGCGGATGAGCAACATTTCGACTTTGCGTCAATCGTTTCCCATT TTCTTCCTCTCTGATGCCTTTCCTCGACTGGAACAACTCTGGATAGGCCCTAACATCCCAAACCTCGACTCAAATTCCCTGTTTGGCTGGCGAGAAAAATGGCACACAATGTGGAACAATCTCAAAGTCCTCATTTTCGAAGAATCATCCGTCGTGGGCCCCATTTCCCAAGTGGAAAACTCGCTGCTCACCCTGCGGCTCCTGACTTGTCTCAACCACGGCAACTCCCTTCAGCACATCCGCTTCGACATACCCTTGGATAACGAAGACCGGCACGGCAGACACCGTGTATTCAGCAATACTCGTACATTATACGGCGACATAGACATACCACAGTACCCCGAATTTCGAAACCTACACTCACTTACATCCAAGTCCTTGTGCGTATCACCAGATATACTGCGACTCGTGTTTTCAGACGCTTTGGGCCTTGGCAAACTGCGATCATTTGACGTCGTCTTTCCGACAGAATCTCTCAACGACCGCGTCGGAGACAAGagcatcaaccacctcaaGGGGTGTGAGTGGCTCCGCGGCGCAGCGTCGATTACATCCATGGGCTGTTACAGATTCCGATTCCGAACATACCCGCGCAATGACGAGGATCTACCCCTACCTCAATTTTTAGCGACATTTCCCAACTTGGAGACGCTGAGCATTTTCTCGGAACACTACGAGGAGGCTGAATTTGCAGGCGTAGTGGCAGCGATTTTGAAAGTGACACATCTAAAGACCATTTACACGACGTCGGTGAAAGGTGCGGTCATGGACCAACTGCGAACCGTGGCAGAGAGTCAAGGTGTCAAATTGATATGGGGACACCAGCCGCAAGCGTGGCCCGTACCCCTGGATAaatga
- a CDS encoding aminotransferase, class IV (similar to Cordyceps militaris CM01 XP_006665740.1), translated as MASNFSLFTSLRFDIKLKQVPSKGLKYAGWNYHNESPLYMLDFHRDRILRAATHWKWDKVIEKLSGDEGLTNLAKAAEDAVGPSETGPFRLRILVTKEGEITFHKFDTPALEIGNFFPESLPAPGSSPGPNQPQVPPRFTVVVDNVDSSRSEYTHFKTTNRAVYDDARTRAGIGSISPADRVEVLIVNEEDNTIMEGSTTTPYFWRDGRWVTPPVSAKYSSQDGSGGNDGTSRRWALERGLAVEQEIKTGQLVDGEECYISNGVSGFRAGCIKL; from the exons ATGGCGAGCAACTTTTCACTCTTCACATCACTGCGGTTCGATATTAAACTGAAGCAAGTCCCATCCAAGGGACTCAAATACGCGGGATGGAATTACCATAATGAATCACCTCTCTACATGCTCGACTTTCACCGGGATCGTATTCTACGAGCTGCCACCCACTGGAAGTGGGACAAGGTGATTGAAAAGCTGTCTGGGGATGAAGGCCTTACAAACCTTGCCAAAGcagctgaagatgcagttgGTCCTTCCGAGACTGGGCCATTTCGACTACGAATCTTGGTCACGAAAGAAGGCGAGATTACATTCCACAAATTCGACACCCCTGCACTAGAAATCGGCAACTTCTTTCCAGAAAGTCTTCCTGCGCCAGGATCATCTCCCGGCCCGAATCAACCGCAAGTGCCTCCTCGATTCACCGTTGTGGTGGATAATGTCGACTCATCGAGGTCGGAGTACACACACTTCAAGACCACTAATCGAGCAGTGTACGATGATGCACGGACGAGAGCCGGTATCGGTTCCATCAGCCCTGCTGACCGTGTAGAAGTTTTGATtgtcaatgaagaagataACACCATCATGGAGGGCAGCACTACAACGCCATACTTTTGGCGTGATGGACGATGGGTTACGCCCCCGGTGTCTGCCAAATATAGCAGTCAAGACGGTAGCGGTGGTAATGACGGCACCTCGCGACGGTGGGCATTGGAGCG GGGATTGGCGGTTGAACAGGAAATCAAGACTGGCCAACTTGTCGACGGAGAAGAATGCTACATCAGCAACGGCGTCAGCGGATTCAGGGCAGGCTGCATCAAGCTATAG
- a CDS encoding recombination endonuclease VII domain-containing protein: MGHASTLGASHCEFYLLSFVIICSRRQLTRFQCTQAHQCLICQQRDRRQLDQDHVTCNTGTLCRQTAEQGSKVFRQVCCIMQNEAELRERVTRVLGRLFLNIASADEY, from the coding sequence ATGGGTCATGCATCAACGCTTGGTGCATCACATTGTGAATTTTATTTGCTTTCATTCGTAATAATTTGCTCAAGACGTCAGTTGACAAGATTCCAGTGTACTCAAGCACACCAATGCCTCATATGCCAGCAAAGAGATCGTCGGCAGCTTGACCAGGACCACGTGACCTGCAACACTGGTACGTTGTGCCGTCAAACAGCGGAGCAAGGTTCAAAGGTATTTAGACAAgtttgctgcatcatgcAAAACGAGGCGGAATTACGGGAAAGGGTAACCAGGGTATTAGGCCGCTTGTTTCTCAATATAGCATCTGCAGATGAATATTGA
- a CDS encoding mitochondrial precursor proteins import receptor (similar to Aspergillus terreus NIH2624 XP_001216833.1): MSNPLPSMPPARPTAIPVDAPSSTWDRISSWVSENKAVVYTIAGVAVVVTGAGVVYYLNSDSKAKSDSSPKLSKKERRKRKEAERKAAETKEPAPATSQDKTAAVESEDELPEIDENSVTKLSPEQREQYAAKLKQAGNRAYGDKAYNKAIGLYSQAILCKPDPVFYSNRAACFSAMSEWDKVVADTTAAITMDPEYIKAINRRATAYEHQKKYSEALLDFTASCIIDNFKSESTAHAVERLLKVFAEHRAKEMMASRPAKLPSPIFVGNYLQSFRQKDRPEGLDDSIELDGETGKGQLQIGLQGLDKKTGEGYEEARQAFEKALELGDLGEHEALAYNLRGTMRTLLGNHAEATEDFDKSIELDPTMIQSYIKRASISLELGEPEKADAEFAKALEQNKDDPDVYYHRAQASFIKGDLAEAQKDYQKSIDLDKDFIFSHIQLGVTQYKMGSIASSMATFRRCIKNFPKVPDVYNYYGELLLDQGNFSEAVEKFDTAMEMEKQTKPMSMNVLPLINKALALFQWKQDFKEAEQLCQKALIIDPECDIAVATMAQLLLQQNKVTEALTYFERAAELARTEGEIVNALSYAEATRTQVQVTEKYPKLAAKLAGGGGPPGFGMGR, translated from the exons atgtccaaccCCTTACCTTCAATGCCTCCCGCAAGACCGACGGCCATCCCTGTGGATGCGCCATCATCCACCTGGGATCGCATTTCTTCGTGGGTATCAGAAAACAAGGCCGTTGTCTACACCATTGCTGGCGTAGCCGTTGTTGTCACTGGTGCTGGAGTAGTCTATTACTTGAACTCTGACTCG AAGGCCAAGTCAGACTCATCGCCTAAGCTcagcaagaaggagagacggaagagaaaagaagccGAGCGCAAGGCTGCCGAGACCAAGGAACCCGCCCCAGCTACCTCCCAAGACAAGACCGCCGCCGTGGAGAGCGAAGACGAGCTCCCCGAGATTGACGAGAACAGCGTGACAAAGCTGTCTCCCGAGCAGCGCGAACAGTATGCTGCCAAACTGAAACAGGCCGGCAACCGAGCCTATGGTGACAAGGCATACAACAAGGCCATTGGCCTCTATTCTCAGGCGATTCTTTGCAAGCCCGACCCCGTATTCTACTCCAACCGTGCCGCCTGCTTCAGTGCTATGAGCGAGTGGGACAAGGTCGTTGCAGATACTACTGCCGCCATTACCATGGACCCTGAGTacatcaaggccatcaacCGCCGAGCCACCGCCTACGAACACCAGAAGAAGTACTCGGAAGCTCTTCTCGATTTCACGGCATCCTGCATCATCGACAACTTTAAGAGCGAATCCACAGCCCATGCTGTAGAGCGACTCCTCAAAGTCTTCGCCGAACACCGTGCCAAGGAGATGATGGCCTCTCGACCTGCCAAGTTGCCCAGCCCCATTTTTGTTGGCAACTACCTCCAGAGCTTCCGACAGAAGGACCGCCCCGAGGGCCTTGATGACTCTATCGAGCTGGATGGTGAGACTGGCAAGGGCCAGTTGCAAATCGGCCTCCAGGgtctggacaagaagactgGCGAAGGATATGAGGAGGCCAGACAGGCCTTCGAGAAAGCCCTCGAGTTGGGCGATCTCGGCGAGCACGAGGCTCTCGCATACAACCTCCGCGGCACCATGCGAACTCTACTTGGAAACCACGCCGAGGCCACTGAGGACTTCGATAAGAGCATCGAGCTGGACCCCACCATGATCCAGAGCTATATCAAACGCGCTAGCATCAGTCTGGAGCTTGGTGAGCCCGAAAAGGCTGACGCTGAGTTcgccaaggctctggagcAGAACAAGGACGATCCTGACGTCTACTACCACCGTGCCCaggccagcttcatcaagggCGACCTCGCCGAAGCCCAGAAGGACTACCAAAAGTCCATTGACCTGGATAAGgacttcatcttctctcaCATTCAGTTGGGCGTGACGCAGTACAAGATGGGCTCTATTGCCTCGTCCATGGCCACCTTCCGCCGGTGCATCAAGAACTTCCCCAAGGTCCCCGACGTCTACAACTACTACGGtgagctgctgctcgacCAGGGCAATTTCTCTGAAGCCGTTGAAAAGTTCGATACCGccatggaaatggagaagCAGACCAAGCCCATGTCAATGAACGTCTTGCCCCTGATCAACAAAGCCTTGGCCCTGTTCCAATGGAAGCAGGACTTcaaggaggccgagcagctGTGCCAGAAGGCGCTAATCA TCGACCCCGAATGTGACATTGCCGTCGCCACCATGGCccaactcctcctccagcagaACAAGGTCACAGAAGCCCTCACATACTTTGAGCGCGCCGCCGAACTCGCCCGCACAGAAGGCGAGATCGTCAACGCGCTCTCCTACGCCGAGGCCACCCGAACACAAGTCCAAGTTACTGAGAAGTACCCCAAGCTAGCAGCCAAGCTggccggtggtggtggtcctcCCGGCTTCGGTATGGGCCGATAA
- a CDS encoding t-SNARE protein (similar to Beauveria bassiana ARSEF 2860 XP_008599411.1), giving the protein MSYGQYNPYSGPPAQDAGQGYGEANPYGGQYEMQNYNNQQQYQQPPQQQYDGSSQQQPTQDSVLTQIKQLREAIDRMPASTQHIGDQYRAVLGSPDGRGKNELERAEADAHASHVAIKDGIKQLERDIKSSPASSRNVGKQQLPALKETFKQNLETHRQMEYRSKEDYKNQIVRQLGAIKPADQPPTDDEIDQVMRGNVRIFESALHGHRREQANAVLGNVKARHNEIQRIEQDMAEITQLQAELAAMVEEQDATVMDIEQNAEHTVDNMEAGNQQVKIATDHARRARKLKWWCLVIVVIIIIVVALGVGLGICLNSNKCGSK; this is encoded by the exons ATGTCGTACGGACAGTACAATCCCTATTCCGGGCCCCCTGCTCAGGATGCTGGGCAGGGCTATGGTGAG GCGAATCCTTATGGAGGCCAGTATGAGATGCAAAACTacaacaaccagcagcagtaccagcaaccaccacagcagCAGTATGATGGGTCTTCACAGCAACAGCCTACACAAGATTCGGTTTTGACGCAGATTAAGCAATTGCGCGAGGCCATTGATAGAATGCCAGCCTCCACTCAGCATATTGGCGACCAGTATCGGGCTGTTCTTGGTAGCCCAGATGGGAGAGGTAAAAACGAGCTCGAGCGCGCTGAAGCTGATGCACATGCTTCCCATGTAGCCATCAAGGATGGCatcaagcagcttgagcGTGATATTAAGAGTAGCCCCGCAAGCAGCCGCAACGTTGGGAAACAGCAATTACCGGCGCTTAAGGAAACTTTCAAGCAAAATCTAGAGACGCATCGGCAAATGGAGTACAGGAGCAAGGAGGACTACAAAAACCAGATCGTGCGCCAGTTGGGGGCTATCAAACCAGCAGATCAACCTCCAACTGACGATGAAATTGATCAAGTCATGCGAGGGAATGTGCGAATTTTCGAGTCGGCG CTCCACGGCCATCGACGAGAGCAAGCTAATGCTGTATTGGGTAATGTCAAAGCTCGCCATAACGAAATTCAGCGCATTGAACAAGACATGGCCGAAATTACACAACTGCAAGCCGAACTGGCGGCCATGGTGGAAGAACAAGACGCGACCGTCATGGATATTGAGCAAAACGCCGAACACACCGTTGACAACATGGAGGCAGGAAACCAGCAAGTCAAGATCGCAACAGACCATGCTCGTCGTGCCCGTAAACTCAAGTGGTGGTGTCTCgtcattgtcgtcatcatcattatcGTTGTCGCCCTTGGTGTCGGTCTAGGCATCtgcctcaacagcaacaagtGCGGTAGCAAGTAA
- a CDS encoding NAD(P)-binding protein (similar to Metarhizium robertsii ARSEF 23 XP_007821762.1) — translation MNNFGFDTEGHEVVAAFADEVKGKTFLITGPTPGGIGAETAISLAAASPSTIILIGRSAVKGQITVDKIKQANPSVRVKFVEAELSSMKSIRKAAQTILDDSSIPVIHAIINNAGIMVPPYSVTEDGFESQFATNHLSHFLLVNKLVPKLVAAGNSRVINVSSVGNKYSGMNWDDVHFKTTYTPQKGYSQSKTAQILFSVSLNKKLASKGVRSFALDPGSVQTGLAKYISLEIAEDMAQKIAGKSLEEAKASRRKTVPQGCATTLVAALDPALGDGVYLADCKITSDPTCVSAWALDEEEAERCWTLSEECLGERFVY, via the exons ATGAATAACTTTGGCTTTGACACGGAGGGCCACGAGGTGGTCGCTGCCTTTGCCGATGAAGTTAAAGGCAAAACGT TCCTCATAACTGGACCGACGCCAGGAGGCATTGGCGCCGAAACTGCTATatccttggctgcagcttCACCATCCACAATCATCCTCATAGGACGATCCGCGGTGAAAGGTCAGATCACCGTCGATAAGATCAAGCAAGCCAATCCCTCCGTGAGGGTCAAGTTCGTCGAAGCAGAACTTTCCTCAATGAAGAGCATCCGGAAAGCAGCACAAACCATCCTCGACGACAGCAGCATCCCAGTTATCCACgcaatcatcaacaacgccgGCATCATGGTCCCGCCTTATAGCGTCACGGAAGACGGTTTCGAGTCACAATTCGCCACGAACCACTTATCTCACTTTTTACTCGTGAACAAGCTTGTTCCAAAActggttgctgctggaaATTCACGGGTCATCAATGTCTCTAGCGTGGGCAACAAATACAGCGGTATGAACTGGGATGACGTCCACTTCAAGACAACTTACACGCCTCAAAAGGGATATTCGCAGTCAAAGACGGCCCAGATTCTATTCTCCGTATCGCTGAACAAGAAATTGGCTTCCAAGGGTGTGCGATCGTTTGCTTTGGACCCTGGCAGCGTTCAAACTGGGTTGGCGAAATATATTTCACTGGAGATTGCGGAGGATATGGCTCAGAAGATTGCTGGCAAGAGCCTTGAAGAAGCTAAGGCGTCTAGGAGAAAGACTGTGCCGCAGGGTTGCGCTACTACATTGGTTGCTGCGCTGGATCCTGCGCTTGGTGATGGGGTGTATTTGGCGGATTGTAAGATTACAAGTGACCCGACTTGTGTTAGTGCATGGGCActggatgaggaggaagctgagcGTTGCTGGACACTTAGTGAAGAGTGTTTAGGAGAACGATTTGTGTACTGA
- a CDS encoding mitochondrial phosphate carrier protein (similar to Aspergillus terreus NIH2624 XP_001216152.1): MASSPVALAQAAVTEKKPEGIALYSRFAFAGAVCCSLTHGAFTPVDVVKTRIQLDPATYNRGMIGGFRQVIQNEGAGALLTGIGPTFTGYFVQGAFKFGGYEFFKQQNINFLGLEKARQNRTAVYSVSAASAEFFASIALCPLEATRIRLVSQPGFANGLIGGFSKILRTEGIGAFYSGFGPILLKQVPYTVTKFVAFEKFAETIYASLGDKSKLSDATQTGVNLGSGLLAGFAAAIVSQPADTMLSKINKTKGMPGESTVSRLIKIAGELGVRGSFAGLPTRLFMIGGLTAGQFAIYGDIKKALGATNGVEIAK, encoded by the exons atggcttcctccCCCGTTGCTTTGGCGCAGGCCGCCGTCACCGAAAAGAAGCCCGAGGGCATTGCGCTCTATTCTCGCTTCGCCTTTGCTGGCGCCGTCTGCTGCTCCCTCACACACGGTGCTTTTACTCCCGTTGACGT CGTCAAGACGAGAATCCAGCTTGACCCTGCTACCTACAATCGTGGCATGATTGGCGGCTTTCGTCAAGTCATCCAAAATGAGGGCGCTGGTGCTCTCCTAACAGGCATTGGTCCTACCTTCACCGGCTACTTTGTTCAGGGAGCCTTTAAATTTGGCGGTTACGAGTTCTTTAAGCAGCAGAACATTAACTTCCTGGGTCTAGAAAAGGCTCGTCAGAACCGTACTGCCGTGTATTCCGTCTCTGCCGCCAGCGCTGAATTCTTCGCCTCTATTGCCCTCTGCCCCCTTGAGGCCACGCGTATCCGTCTCGTCTCCCAGCCTGGTTTTGCCAATGGACTTATCGGTGGTTTCAGCAAGATTCTTCGAACTGAGGGTATTGGCGCATTCTACAGCGGTTTCGGTCCCATTCTCCTGAAGCA GGTCCCTTACACAGTCACCAAGTTCGTCGCCTTTGAAAAGTTTGCCGAGACTATTTACGCCAGCCTTGGCGACAAGTCAAAGTTGTCCGACGCCACCCAGACCGGTGTCAATTTGGGATCTGGTCTGCTCGCTGgttttgctgctgccattgtctcCCAGCCCGCTGATACTATGCTGTCCAAGATTAACAAGACAAAGGGCATGCCTGGTGAGAGTACTGTCTCGCGCCTTATCAAGATTGCTGGTGAACTCGGTGTGCGCGGCTCATTTGCTGGTCTCCCTACGCGTCTGTTTATGATTGGTGGTCTTACTGCCGGTCAATTCGCCATCTATGGTGATatcaagaaggctcttg GTGCTACCAATGGCGTTGAGATTGCCAAATAA
- a CDS encoding CFEM domain-containing protein: MKYTAILVFFAAGALATQNLNGLPPCARACLLKAITQNSQCGNNMQCACRGSAGIKVRNGAWPCIEQMCAKDAKMIQASLAKYCS, from the exons ATGAAGTACACCGCGATCCTGGTTTTCTTCGCCGCTGGCGCCCTGGCCACCCAGAACCTCAACGGCCTTCCTCCCTGCGCCAGAGCCTGCCttctcaaagccatcacGCAAAATAGCCAGTGCGGCAACAATATGCAGTGTGCCTGCAGGGGCTCCGCCGGCATAAAGGTGCGGAACGGTGCCTGGCCTTGCATCGAGCAAATGTGTGCCAAGGACGCTA AGATGATTCAGGCTTCTCTCGCTAAGTACTGCTCGTAA
- a CDS encoding U3 small nucleolar ribonucleoprotein IMP4 (similar to Cordyceps militaris CM01 XP_006665736.1) — protein MIRKQARQRRDYLYRRAQLLRDAEVSEKRAKLRASLASGKPLDPSIANDKSLRKDYQYDESAPDMSTNEQLDLDDEYAQLSGIVDPRVLVSTSRDPSARLSAFAKEIRLLLPTSIRMNRGNLILPDLVKSAQSAGLSDIVLLHEHRGTPTALTLSHFPHGPTMSFSLHNVVLRHDIPGSVRGTVSESYPHLIFDGFTSPLGKRIVKILKHIFPPREAITSKNKMGNRVVTFKNIEDSIEVRHHVFVRTGYDSVELAEVGPRMTMRPFEIRGGTLENKDGDVEWHLSQYTRTAKKKNYL, from the exons ATGATT CGTAAGCAAGCACGACAACGGCGAGACTATCTCTATCGGAGAGCCCAGCTCCTTCGAGATGCAGAAGTCAGCGAAAAACGAGCAAAGTTGCGGGCATCATTGGCATCAGGCAAACCCTTGGATCCTTCCATTGCCAACGACAAGTCCCTGAGGAAGGACTACCAGTACGATGAGTCGGCACCGGACATGAGCACGAACGAACAACTAGACCTAGACGACGAATATGCACAACTCTCAGGGATTGTCGATCCCCGAGTTCTTGTTTCAACCTCAAGAGATCCTTCCGCCAGACTTTCAGCATTCGCAAAAGAGATACGGCTATTACTACCCACGTCCATCAGAATGAACCGTGGCAACCTCATTCTTCCGGATTTGGTCAAATCAGCCCAATCGGCGGGTCTTTCAGATATTGTCCTGCTTCACGAACACCGCGGTACGCCAACGGCTCTCACTCTATCACACTTTCCGCACGGACCTACGATGTCGTTCTCGCTGCATAACGTTGTCCTTCGCCATGACATTCCAGGAAGCGTACGAGGCACAGTGAGTGAATCGTATCCTCATCTTATTTTCGACGGCTTCACTTCACCACTGGGAAAGCGCATTGTCAAGATCTTGAAGCATATATTCCCTCCAAGGGAAGCAATTACTAGCAAAAACAAGATGGGGAACCGAGTCGTCACGTTCAAGAATATCGAGGACAGCATTGAAGTTCGTCATCATGTATTTGTGAGGACTGGCTACGACAGCGTTGAGCTGGCTGAGGTTGGTCCACGGATGACTATGCGGCCATTCGAGATCCGTGGAGGAACGCTCGAGAACAAAGACGGTGATGTGGAATGGCACTTGTCTCAGTACACAAGaacggcaaagaagaagaattaTCTTTAA